Proteins encoded within one genomic window of Formosa agariphila KMM 3901:
- a CDS encoding cytochrome c oxidase subunit I yields MSAHADTHAHDDDHGHHQQTFITKYIFSTDHKMISKQFLITGVFMGVIGILMSIMFRIQIAWPEQPNVLFEALLGKWAPNGVMDADIYLALVTIHGTIMVFFVLTAGLSGTFSNLLIPLQIGARDMASGFLNMVSYWLFFLSSIIMLSSLFVEAGPAAAGWTIYPPLSALPMAQGGSGMGMTLWLVSMAIFIASSLIGSLNYIVTVLNLRTKGMSMTRLPLTIWALFVTAIIGVVSFPVLLSAALLLIMDRSFGTSFFLSDIFIQGEVLHYQGGSPVLFEHLFWFLGHPEVYIVILPAMGLVSEIMAANSRKPIFGYRAMIASILAIAFLSTIVWGHHMFVSGMNPFLGSVFTFTTLLIAIPSAVKAFNWITTIWKGNIQMNTAMLFSIGFVSTFITGGLTGIILGDSALDINVHDTYFVIAHFHLVMGISALYGMFAGIYHWYPKMFGRMMNKNLGYIHFWVTAVCAYGVFFPMHFIGMAGLPRRYYTNSAFPLFDDLADVNVVITVFAIIGATFQIVFLYNFFSSMFIGKKATQNPWKSTTLEWTTPVEHIHGNWPGEIPTVHRWAYDYSNPGHDVDFVPQNVPMKEGEKELHH; encoded by the coding sequence ATGTCAGCACACGCAGATACTCACGCACACGACGACGACCACGGACATCATCAGCAAACCTTTATCACGAAATATATATTTAGTACAGATCATAAAATGATCTCTAAACAATTCTTGATAACGGGTGTATTTATGGGGGTTATTGGAATCCTTATGTCTATCATGTTCCGTATACAAATTGCTTGGCCTGAGCAACCTAATGTTTTATTTGAAGCATTATTAGGTAAATGGGCACCAAACGGTGTTATGGATGCCGATATTTATTTAGCATTAGTTACTATACATGGTACCATAATGGTATTCTTTGTATTAACAGCAGGTTTAAGTGGAACATTTAGTAACTTATTAATTCCGTTGCAAATTGGTGCACGAGATATGGCCTCAGGATTCCTAAACATGGTATCTTACTGGTTATTCTTCTTGTCTAGTATCATTATGTTATCATCTTTATTTGTTGAAGCAGGACCAGCAGCAGCAGGTTGGACAATCTATCCGCCGCTATCCGCTTTACCAATGGCACAAGGTGGTTCTGGAATGGGGATGACACTTTGGTTAGTATCTATGGCTATCTTTATTGCTTCATCTTTAATTGGCTCTCTTAACTATATTGTTACAGTACTTAATTTACGTACTAAGGGAATGTCTATGACAAGATTACCGCTTACTATCTGGGCTTTATTTGTTACAGCAATTATTGGTGTTGTATCTTTCCCAGTATTACTATCTGCGGCTTTATTATTAATTATGGATAGAAGTTTTGGAACATCATTCTTCTTATCAGATATATTTATTCAAGGTGAAGTTTTACATTACCAAGGTGGTTCTCCGGTTTTATTCGAGCACTTATTCTGGTTCTTAGGTCACCCTGAAGTTTACATTGTAATTTTACCTGCAATGGGATTAGTGTCAGAAATTATGGCTGCAAACTCACGTAAACCTATTTTTGGTTACCGTGCCATGATTGCTTCAATCTTAGCTATTGCTTTCTTATCTACAATTGTATGGGGGCACCATATGTTTGTTTCTGGAATGAATCCTTTCTTAGGTTCTGTATTTACATTTACAACATTATTAATTGCAATTCCATCTGCTGTAAAAGCTTTTAACTGGATTACTACAATCTGGAAAGGTAATATTCAGATGAACACTGCCATGTTATTCTCTATTGGTTTCGTATCTACTTTCATTACTGGAGGTTTAACAGGAATTATTTTAGGAGATAGTGCTTTAGATATTAACGTTCATGATACATATTTCGTAATTGCTCACTTTCACTTAGTAATGGGTATATCTGCACTTTACGGTATGTTTGCTGGAATTTACCACTGGTATCCAAAAATGTTTGGACGTATGATGAATAAAAACTTAGGTTATATTCACTTCTGGGTAACTGCAGTTTGTGCGTATGGTGTATTTTTCCCAATGCACTTTATTGGAATGGCAGGTTTACCAAGACGTTACTATACTAACTCTGCGTTCCCATTATTCGATGATTTAGCCGATGTAAATGTTGTAATTACCGTTTTTGCAATTATTGGAGCAACGTTCCAAATTGTATTCTTATACAACTTCTTCTCTAGCATGTTTATCGGGAAGAAAGCAACACAAAACCCTTGGAAATCGACTACATTAGAGTGGACTACTCCAGTAGAACATATCCACGGAAACTGGCCAGGAGAGATTCCTACAGTACACCGTTGGGCTTACGATTACAGTAACCCTGGACACGATGTAGATTTCGTGCCTCAGAATGTTCCTATGAAAGAAGGAGAAAAAGAATTACATCACTAA
- a CDS encoding DNA/RNA non-specific endonuclease, producing MKKFLTVIGVVFIIGVYAYDQYLKNDDFNTTDTYAPEDDFRNKKENTYYLPTSTTGAIVFHNNYTLSYNEAHEQAEWVAYMLKKSDIVYTKRKRPYFNEDKAVKTKSADWRSYKNSGYDRGHLCPAGDRRKTINSYNETFLTSNISPQDHDFNAGIWNDLEQLVRTWAKSYNDVYVVTGGVLKGNLKTIGKDQVSVPDYFYKIIFKDQGDTSKMIGFIIPNRPNETQALQSYVVSVDYIESQTGIDFFPKLDDALEINLERAASTKGWRFR from the coding sequence ATGAAAAAGTTTTTAACTGTTATCGGTGTTGTATTTATTATTGGTGTGTATGCCTACGATCAGTATTTAAAAAATGATGATTTTAATACAACCGATACATATGCTCCCGAAGATGATTTTCGTAATAAAAAAGAGAATACCTATTACTTACCTACATCAACTACAGGTGCTATTGTTTTTCATAACAATTATACTTTATCTTATAACGAAGCGCATGAACAAGCCGAGTGGGTTGCTTATATGTTGAAGAAATCGGACATCGTGTATACCAAACGTAAACGTCCTTATTTTAATGAAGACAAAGCCGTAAAGACAAAATCCGCAGATTGGAGAAGTTATAAAAATTCAGGTTATGATCGAGGACACTTATGCCCAGCTGGTGATCGTAGGAAGACTATCAATTCTTATAACGAAACTTTTTTAACAAGTAACATATCTCCTCAAGATCATGATTTTAATGCCGGTATTTGGAATGATTTGGAACAACTGGTACGTACTTGGGCAAAATCTTATAACGATGTCTATGTTGTTACTGGAGGTGTTTTAAAAGGTAACCTTAAAACTATAGGAAAAGACCAAGTTTCAGTCCCTGATTATTTTTATAAGATTATCTTTAAGGATCAAGGCGATACATCTAAAATGATTGGATTTATTATTCCTAACCGTCCTAATGAAACGCAGGCTTTACAAAGTTATGTGGTTTCTGTAGATTATATAGAGTCACAGACCGGGATAGATTTCTTTCCGAAATTAGATGATGCATTAGAAATTAATTTAGAACGTGCAGCTTCTACCAAAGGGTGGCGTTTTAGATAA
- the ruvB gene encoding Holliday junction branch migration DNA helicase RuvB, translating into MNENLNPEKEHFSSEEMDVEKALRPLSFDDFAGQDQVLENLSIFVEAANRRGDALDHTLFHGPPGLGKTTLAHILANELGVGIKVTSGPVLDKPGDLAGLLTNLDERDVLFIDEIHRLSPIVEEYLYSAMEDYKIDIMIESGPNARTVQIHLNPFTLIGATTRSGLLTAPMRARFGISSRLQYYSTELLSTIVQRSSEILNVPMDIDAAIEIAGRSRGTPRIANALLRRVRDFAEIKGNGTIDLAIAKFGLKALNVDAHGLDEMDNKILTTIIDKFKGGPVGITTLATAVSESAETIEEVYEPFLIQQGFIMRTPRGREVTEAAYLHLGRTKGPTQGGLF; encoded by the coding sequence ATGAACGAAAACTTGAATCCAGAAAAAGAACATTTCTCATCAGAGGAAATGGATGTTGAAAAAGCATTAAGACCCTTGTCGTTCGATGATTTTGCTGGACAAGATCAGGTTTTAGAAAATCTAAGTATTTTTGTTGAAGCGGCGAATCGTCGTGGCGATGCTTTAGATCACACGCTTTTTCATGGTCCTCCAGGACTTGGAAAAACTACTTTAGCGCACATCTTAGCTAACGAACTTGGCGTAGGAATAAAAGTTACCTCAGGCCCTGTATTAGATAAACCTGGCGACTTAGCAGGTTTGTTAACGAACCTCGATGAACGTGATGTTTTATTTATTGATGAAATTCATAGATTGAGTCCTATTGTAGAAGAATATTTGTATTCGGCCATGGAAGACTACAAAATTGATATTATGATTGAATCGGGACCCAACGCAAGAACCGTTCAAATTCATTTAAACCCTTTTACACTTATAGGAGCAACAACACGGTCTGGTTTATTAACGGCACCCATGCGTGCGCGTTTCGGAATTAGTAGCCGATTGCAATATTATTCAACTGAATTATTGTCTACCATAGTACAACGTAGTTCAGAAATATTAAATGTTCCTATGGATATTGATGCCGCTATAGAAATTGCAGGTCGTAGCCGCGGAACGCCGCGTATTGCTAACGCACTATTAAGACGGGTCCGGGATTTTGCCGAAATTAAAGGTAATGGAACCATCGATTTAGCAATTGCAAAATTCGGATTAAAAGCACTAAATGTAGATGCTCATGGTTTAGACGAAATGGATAATAAAATTTTAACAACTATTATCGATAAGTTTAAAGGTGGGCCAGTAGGAATTACTACCCTAGCAACAGCCGTTAGTGAAAGTGCCGAAACTATTGAAGAAGTTTACGAACCCTTTTTAATTCAGCAAGGGTTTATAATGCGTACACCAAGAGGTCGTGAAGTTACAGAAGCGGCTTATTTACACTTAGGTCGTACTAAAGGTCCAACTCAAGGCGGATTATTTTAA
- the queG gene encoding tRNA epoxyqueuosine(34) reductase QueG, translated as MLNIKAKNTSLIKTEAKRLGFLSCGISKAEFLELEAPRLERYLNQNFHGEMDYMEHHFDKRLDPTILVEGSKSVISLLLNYYPNKLQQEDTYKLSKYAYGKDYHFVIKEKLKELLHTIESEIGAVNGRAFVDSAPVLDKAWAAKSGLGWIGKHSNLLTQQVGSFYFIAELIIDLELEYDGATTDHCGTCTKCIDACPTDAITEPYVVDGSKCISYFTIELKDQLPESEKGKFEDWMFGCDICQDVCPWNRFSQPHKEPLFNPHPELLEMSKKDWEEITEDIFRKVFQKSAVKRTKFTGLTRNIDFLK; from the coding sequence ATATTGAACATTAAAGCTAAAAATACATCACTAATTAAAACCGAAGCCAAACGCCTCGGTTTTTTGTCTTGTGGTATTAGTAAAGCTGAATTTCTAGAACTTGAAGCACCAAGATTAGAGCGTTACCTTAATCAAAATTTCCATGGTGAGATGGATTACATGGAACATCATTTCGATAAACGCTTAGATCCTACAATACTGGTTGAAGGATCTAAATCTGTGATTTCTTTATTGTTGAATTATTATCCAAATAAACTTCAACAGGAGGATACTTATAAACTCTCTAAATATGCTTACGGGAAAGATTATCATTTTGTAATAAAAGAAAAACTCAAGGAATTACTCCATACTATAGAATCTGAAATTGGAGCTGTAAACGGTCGGGCTTTTGTAGATTCTGCACCTGTTTTAGACAAAGCCTGGGCTGCCAAATCAGGTTTAGGGTGGATTGGTAAACACAGTAATTTACTAACGCAGCAAGTCGGTTCTTTCTATTTTATAGCCGAATTGATTATAGATTTAGAATTAGAATATGATGGCGCAACCACAGACCATTGTGGTACGTGTACTAAATGTATAGACGCATGCCCAACCGATGCTATTACAGAGCCCTATGTTGTAGATGGTAGTAAATGTATTTCGTACTTTACTATAGAATTAAAAGATCAACTTCCCGAATCAGAGAAAGGTAAATTTGAAGATTGGATGTTTGGTTGCGATATTTGCCAAGATGTTTGTCCGTGGAATCGATTTTCTCAACCACATAAGGAACCTCTTTTTAATCCGCATCCTGAACTACTAGAAATGAGCAAAAAAGATTGGGAAGAAATTACAGAGGACATTTTCCGAAAGGTGTTTCAAAAATCGGCAGTTAAACGCACAAAATTCACGGGGTTAACACGTAATATTGATTTTTTGAAATAA